The Papaver somniferum cultivar HN1 chromosome 3, ASM357369v1, whole genome shotgun sequence genome includes a region encoding these proteins:
- the LOC113356697 gene encoding uncharacterized protein LOC113356697, producing MGNCQAAEAATVVIQHPLGVNGKGRKIERYYQSMSAKEVMNSNPGHYIALIILVPSANSGETKSSAPIKQLKLLRPDDVLHLGHVYRLVSFEEVLKEFAAKKCVKLGRLIMKEKVSGNIIDGEKRKKISKSQVNSKSVQEQEVVHGGSNSSNNNGSSSRVGVGGIRPLHHQWRPALESISEIGT from the exons ATGGGGAACTGTCAAGCAGCAGAAGCAGCTACAGTAGTAATACAGCATCCTTTAGGAGTTAATGGGAAAGGGAGGAAAATAGAGAGATATTATCAATCAATGAGTGCTAAAGAAGTGATGAATTCAAATCCAGGTCATTATATAGCTCTAATAATATTAGTTCCTTCTGCAAATTCCGGCGAGACGAAATCTTCAGCTCCGATAAAGCAATTAAAGCTTCTTCGTCCTGATGATGTTTTGCATTTAGGTCACGTTTATCGTCTTGTCAGTTTCGAAG AGGTGTTGAAGGAATTTGCGGCAAAGAAATGTGTGAAGCTGGGAAGATTGATAATGAAAGAGAAGGTATCAGGGAATATTATTGATGGAGAGAAGAGGAAAAAGATTTCTAAATCACAAGTGAATTCTAAGTCGGTTCAG GAACAAGAGGTTGTGCATGGAGGAAGTAACAGCAGCAATAACAATGGCAGTAGTAGCAGAGTTGGAGTGGGGGGAATCAGACCACTGCATCATCAGTGGAGGCCCGCGTTAGAGAGCATTTCAGAGATTGGAACTTGA